In one Phycisphaeraceae bacterium genomic region, the following are encoded:
- a CDS encoding terpene cyclase/mutase family protein encodes MTKQRFQTSSEQAQKSARRRRILWLRSAHWSPVVVCVLMILTALQPSPVFAADAPVFVEITTQSRAAIDRGLARLAALQSADGSFGEARSGQAMGVTSLAMLAFLAEGHLPSRGKYGAQVQKGLDYILKNAQPTGLIAGEVSQGPMYGHGYAMLFLGEVYGMTGDKRVREALMKAVKLTVGTQNAEGGWRYHPVPFDADISVTITQIMGLRSARNAGLSVPKATIDRAIVYVRHCQNPTDGGFRYMLNSGGSAFPRSAAGVASLYYAGVYEDQALKNGLDYLLRQKNEATPGNGHYFYGQYYAVQAMFLAGGKYWSEWYPRVRDEMVRQQQDSGGWASENGEEYGTAMALIVLEAPNRLLPIFQR; translated from the coding sequence ATGACAAAGCAACGATTTCAGACCAGCAGCGAGCAAGCGCAGAAGTCCGCACGGCGGCGGCGAATACTTTGGCTGCGATCAGCCCATTGGTCGCCGGTCGTCGTGTGTGTGTTGATGATTTTGACGGCATTGCAGCCGTCTCCTGTTTTTGCCGCCGACGCCCCGGTCTTCGTCGAGATCACCACCCAGTCGCGTGCCGCGATTGATCGCGGTCTGGCGCGGCTCGCAGCGCTGCAGTCGGCTGACGGCAGCTTCGGCGAGGCGCGGTCCGGGCAGGCGATGGGTGTTACTTCGCTGGCGATGCTGGCGTTTTTAGCGGAGGGGCACTTGCCCAGCCGGGGTAAGTACGGCGCACAGGTGCAGAAGGGGCTTGATTACATCCTCAAAAATGCGCAACCAACCGGTCTGATCGCCGGCGAGGTATCACAGGGACCGATGTACGGCCACGGCTATGCGATGCTTTTTCTGGGTGAGGTGTACGGCATGACCGGCGACAAGCGAGTCCGCGAGGCGCTGATGAAAGCGGTCAAGCTCACGGTCGGCACACAGAATGCTGAGGGCGGGTGGCGCTATCACCCCGTCCCCTTCGATGCGGACATCTCCGTCACCATCACCCAGATCATGGGCCTGCGCTCAGCACGAAACGCGGGCCTGTCCGTACCCAAGGCCACCATCGACCGAGCAATCGTGTATGTCCGCCATTGTCAGAATCCCACGGACGGCGGCTTTCGCTACATGCTCAACTCCGGCGGCTCGGCGTTTCCCCGCTCGGCGGCAGGAGTGGCCAGCCTCTACTATGCCGGCGTGTATGAAGATCAGGCATTGAAGAACGGTCTGGACTACCTGCTGCGACAGAAAAACGAGGCGACGCCGGGCAATGGTCACTACTTCTACGGCCAATACTACGCGGTACAGGCGATGTTCCTGGCCGGCGGGAAATACTGGTCAGAGTGGTACCCGCGCGTGCGCGATGAGATGGTCCGACAGCAACAGGACAGCGGCGGCTGGGCCTCGGAAAACGGTGAGGAATACGGCACCGCGATGGCGCTGATCGTGCTCGAAGCTCCCAATCGTCTCCTGCCGATCTTCCAGCGGTGA
- a CDS encoding class I SAM-dependent methyltransferase, producing MKVPHKLDLYRLAVQHPCAEVAFVHKVFTHYHPRCRPTRLREDFAGTCALATQWVAEHTDHRAMAIDLHAPALRWAWARAKKVLATRADDLHLVNDDVMNITAPRVDAVIATNFSTYVWRDRDALRAYFSVARRSLDGRGVLVIDAYGGPSAMRIGVQCRSVVPPRTESIAPFEYQWEQRSYDAVTGRIDCRIHFKIRGKLLRNAFVYDWRLWTLPELVEVMREAGFTDAEVWCDDEKRPGHYRCMSRLPNRSEWVAYVVGVK from the coding sequence ATGAAGGTTCCGCACAAACTCGATCTTTACCGGCTGGCGGTGCAGCACCCTTGTGCGGAGGTGGCCTTCGTTCACAAGGTATTCACGCATTACCACCCGCGCTGTCGGCCGACGCGCCTGCGGGAGGATTTTGCCGGGACCTGCGCACTGGCGACACAGTGGGTCGCAGAGCACACGGACCACCGCGCGATGGCGATTGATCTGCACGCGCCGGCGTTGCGCTGGGCGTGGGCTCGTGCGAAAAAAGTGCTGGCCACGCGAGCGGATGATCTGCACCTGGTAAACGATGATGTGATGAACATCACGGCTCCGCGCGTGGATGCGGTGATTGCTACGAACTTCAGCACCTATGTCTGGCGTGACCGCGACGCCCTGCGCGCCTACTTTTCGGTTGCCCGCCGATCACTCGACGGGCGGGGTGTTCTGGTCATCGACGCCTACGGCGGCCCGAGCGCGATGCGGATCGGCGTGCAATGCCGCTCCGTGGTGCCGCCCCGCACAGAGAGCATCGCTCCCTTTGAGTATCAATGGGAGCAGCGGAGTTATGACGCGGTTACAGGGAGGATTGATTGCAGAATACACTTCAAGATTCGAGGGAAATTGCTACGTAATGCCTTTGTGTACGACTGGCGACTGTGGACGCTGCCGGAGTTGGTCGAAGTCATGCGGGAGGCGGGTTTCACAGATGCGGAGGTCTGGTGTGACGACGAAAAACGTCCGGGTCACTACCGCTGCATGAGCAGGCTCCCCAATCGCAGCGAATGGGTTGCCTATGTCGTAGGCGTCAAATAG